From a single Aestuariibius sp. HNIBRBA575 genomic region:
- a CDS encoding ureidoglycolate lyase, protein MIQIEPLSAAAFAPFGDVLDASGDPDLLINQGLCGRHHDRAALDMGDARAGISIFNAQPRDLPYRLDMMERHPDGSQAFLPLHQNPFLVIVAPDQNGQPGTPRAFCTAPSQGINLHRNIWHGVLTPLSDPGLFAVIDRIGDTPNLQEHWFETAYFVTNAPTSR, encoded by the coding sequence ATGATCCAGATAGAACCCCTTTCCGCTGCTGCTTTTGCCCCGTTTGGGGATGTTCTGGATGCCTCTGGCGATCCGGATCTACTCATCAACCAAGGGCTGTGCGGACGTCATCATGACCGCGCCGCGTTGGATATGGGCGATGCGCGGGCCGGTATTTCCATCTTTAACGCCCAGCCACGCGATCTGCCGTATCGGCTTGACATGATGGAACGGCATCCCGACGGATCACAGGCATTCTTGCCCCTGCACCAGAACCCGTTTCTGGTCATTGTCGCCCCGGATCAAAACGGCCAGCCCGGCACGCCGCGCGCCTTTTGCACCGCGCCCAGCCAAGGCATCAATCTGCACCGCAATATCTGGCATGGGGTTCTGACCCCCCTGTCTGATCCCGGTTTGTTTGCGGTGATTGACCGCATCGGCGACACGCCCAACCTTCAGGAACATTGGTTCGAAACCGCCTATTTCGTCACCAACGCGCCCACGTCACGCTAG